The window CCACCTGCGGTCACCGCGGCGGCGGCGGCGCCAAGCTTCATGAGCTCTCTACGCGTGATAGTCATCATGCTGTGGGCCCTCGTTTCGCGGGTTATTTGTCGAGCCAGGCGGCCATGAGGCGGCCGCCGTAGTCATGACCGATGTTGGGCCCGAAGTTCTTCACGTAGGGTTCCCACGCCGCCACCGCGCCCACCGACGGACCGAAGAGGAGGTAGGCCTGCTGGGCGACGTAGCGCTGGATGTCGTAGATCAGTCCCTTGCGCTTGGCGACGTCGAACGTGCGCCGCTGGAGCTTGATCATGTCGGTGAGCTTGGGATCGTTGACCCCGGCCGCGTTCAGCGGCTGCCCGGGCAGGTAGTAGCGGCAGAGGTAGCTGTCCGGATCGGTCCACGCGCCGAAGAGCCCCGAGGCGACCTTCTCGAACTTCCCGAAGATGGTGCTGGAGATGTAGGCGCCGTACTCCTTCATCTTGAGCTCGGCGTCGATGCCGGCGGCCTTCCAGTTCTTGAGCTCGATCTGGACGCCATCGACGTAGTCCGGGCCGTAGCCGGGCGTGGTCTCGAGCGGGAACTTGATACCGCTGGGGAACCCGGCTTCGGCGAGAAGGCGCTTCGCGCCGGGCGTGTCCTGCTCGTAAAGCCGGCGGCCGTCGGCGGGAAGCTGGTCGATGGGCAGCGCCCAGTCCTTGAGCGCCGCGGGGACCGCGGTGTTGGGCAGGCCATGGCCGAGCGCCCACGCGCTCGTCTCGAGGATCTCCCGCCAGCTCGACGCCATGGCGAGCGCGCGGCGGACGCGGATGTCCTTGAACGGCTCCTGGTCGAGCTTGACCCACGTGATGCCGCCGAAGACGACGGTGTAGTCGCGGGTCTGGAGATTCGGCTTGCGCTGCTTGGCCACGTCCAGATCGCTTCGACGCACCACCATCCCGTACTCGGGCCCGAAGTCGTACTTGCCCG is drawn from Candidatus Methylomirabilota bacterium and contains these coding sequences:
- a CDS encoding ABC transporter substrate-binding protein, giving the protein MIIARRELFKLGAAAAAVGAGGHLLDLTRPAAAQTPKRGGTFRLRSHVQPVHFDPHATLAFSTMIPLSYAYSRLVKVKAGSSVLPGTQPVEADLAESWERQGDTAYVFKLKKGVRFHPKPPVNGRELTAEDVKFTYERFLASTNPNRGTLEAIDKIEAVDKYTVKFTLKEPFAWFVDALASTSTWIVAKESVEKLGDLKKPESVVGTGPWMLERYDPGARLTFVRNPNYFASGLPYVDNVEITIDTDPASGFAAFLAGKYDFGPEYGMVVRRSDLDVAKQRKPNLQTRDYTVVFGGITWVKLDQEPFKDIRVRRALAMASSWREILETSAWALGHGLPNTAVPAALKDWALPIDQLPADGRRLYEQDTPGAKRLLAEAGFPSGIKFPLETTPGYGPDYVDGVQIELKNWKAAGIDAELKMKEYGAYISSTIFGKFEKVASGLFGAWTDPDSYLCRYYLPGQPLNAAGVNDPKLTDMIKLQRRTFDVAKRKGLIYDIQRYVAQQAYLLFGPSVGAVAAWEPYVKNFGPNIGHDYGGRLMAAWLDK